The following are from one region of the Noviherbaspirillum sedimenti genome:
- a CDS encoding efflux RND transporter permease subunit, producing the protein MAIGPDPVSTTLEVIRNPEDFDKKSGNFLERLIFNHRFTVLFICAIITGILGFQALKIDINASYEGMMPRSHPFVKNYLENRDTLSGLGNTVRVVVENKNGDIFDPAYLATLAKINDALYLADGVDRSWLKSLWTPLVRWFEVTEEGFSGGPVMPENYDGSPESIKQLRENVQSAGLVGNLVSNDYRSSMIVVPLLEKYSDTGKPLDYRALSHLLEEQARAQAGDNTRVYIIGFAKAAGDLIDGLVKVITFFLAAAVTAAIFIYLFTRCVRSTALVLACSVVAVIWQLGIMVLLGKGLDPFTVLVPFLVFAIGVSHAAQKMNGIMQDIGRGNHKWVAARYTFRRLIIAGLTALLADAVGFAVLMVIDIPVIRDLALSASIGVAILIFTNLFLLPVLLSYTGVSKTAAENSLREESKESSGRGFGKFWNFLDRFTQRKWAIGAIVPSFIVAAVCVVVSMDLKIGDLDPGAPELRADSRYNQDVAFVNRNFGLSSDVFSVMVKTPKGGCMDFETMVDADRLSQKLREVPGVQTVGSFVDSTKAIIMGNYEGNPKWLTVSRDPAVINNAGSRATSWGTDQVDTDCTLMPVNAYLVDHKADTLARVVKSASEFAAEHNTENRQFLLAAGSAGIDAATNEVVKKENYRMLLYVYAAVIVLCFIAFRSWRAVVVAVVPLMITSILAEALMVALGIGVKVATLPVIALGVGIGVDYALYLLSVQLAQQRAGVPLEQAFRTAVAFTGKVVALIGLTLAAGVVTWAWSPIKFQADMGLLLAFMFLWNMVGCLILVPALSHFLLRNVQQSKPAEKASVHPVAQPKNQAAPKMRVESVAVVK; encoded by the coding sequence ATGGCCATCGGTCCTGACCCAGTAAGCACGACATTGGAAGTTATCCGTAATCCTGAAGACTTTGACAAAAAGTCGGGGAACTTTCTTGAACGCTTGATCTTTAACCACCGGTTTACCGTTCTATTTATCTGCGCCATCATCACCGGCATCCTGGGATTCCAGGCGCTGAAAATCGATATCAATGCAAGCTATGAAGGGATGATGCCAAGAAGTCACCCCTTTGTTAAAAATTACCTCGAGAATCGCGACACCCTGAGCGGACTGGGCAATACCGTGCGCGTCGTGGTCGAGAACAAGAATGGCGATATTTTCGATCCGGCTTATCTGGCAACGCTCGCGAAGATCAATGATGCCCTGTATCTGGCGGATGGCGTCGACCGCTCCTGGTTGAAATCGCTCTGGACACCCCTGGTACGCTGGTTCGAGGTGACAGAAGAAGGCTTCAGCGGCGGCCCGGTGATGCCGGAAAACTATGACGGTTCACCTGAGTCGATCAAGCAGTTGCGGGAGAACGTGCAGAGCGCAGGTCTGGTCGGCAATCTGGTCTCGAACGACTATCGGTCCAGCATGATCGTTGTGCCGCTGCTGGAGAAGTATTCAGATACCGGCAAGCCGCTCGATTACCGCGCACTGTCGCATTTGCTTGAAGAGCAGGCACGCGCACAGGCGGGTGACAATACCCGGGTGTACATCATCGGTTTTGCCAAGGCAGCGGGTGATTTGATCGATGGTCTGGTCAAAGTAATCACATTTTTTCTTGCTGCAGCCGTCACCGCCGCAATCTTCATCTACCTTTTTACCCGCTGCGTACGCAGCACGGCGCTGGTTCTTGCCTGTTCCGTTGTCGCTGTCATATGGCAGCTGGGCATCATGGTTTTGCTGGGAAAAGGACTCGATCCGTTTACGGTACTGGTCCCCTTCCTGGTATTTGCCATCGGCGTCAGTCATGCTGCGCAAAAGATGAATGGCATCATGCAGGATATCGGTCGCGGCAACCATAAGTGGGTGGCGGCGCGCTATACTTTCCGCCGCCTGATTATCGCCGGCCTGACGGCGCTGCTCGCCGATGCCGTGGGGTTTGCCGTGCTCATGGTGATCGACATTCCGGTGATTCGCGATCTGGCCTTATCTGCAAGTATCGGCGTGGCGATTCTCATCTTTACCAACCTCTTCTTGTTGCCGGTGCTCTTGTCCTACACAGGTGTGAGCAAGACGGCCGCTGAAAACAGCCTGCGTGAAGAGTCGAAAGAAAGCAGTGGTCGTGGCTTCGGCAAGTTCTGGAATTTCCTGGATCGCTTTACACAGAGAAAGTGGGCAATTGGTGCCATTGTTCCGTCTTTTATCGTTGCGGCGGTATGTGTGGTGGTGAGTATGGACCTCAAGATTGGTGATCTTGATCCCGGCGCACCCGAGTTGCGTGCGGATTCCCGCTATAACCAGGATGTGGCCTTCGTTAACCGTAATTTCGGCTTGTCGAGCGATGTCTTTTCAGTGATGGTGAAAACGCCTAAAGGCGGCTGCATGGATTTCGAAACGATGGTGGATGCGGATCGTCTCTCGCAAAAGCTGCGAGAAGTCCCCGGCGTGCAGACAGTCGGCTCGTTTGTGGATAGCACCAAGGCCATCATCATGGGCAACTACGAGGGTAACCCCAAGTGGCTGACCGTCTCGCGTGACCCGGCGGTCATCAACAATGCGGGCAGCAGAGCAACCAGCTGGGGTACTGACCAGGTTGATACGGACTGTACCTTGATGCCGGTGAATGCCTATCTGGTCGATCACAAGGCTGACACGCTAGCGCGCGTGGTGAAGAGTGCTTCCGAATTCGCTGCCGAGCACAATACTGAAAATCGCCAATTCCTGCTTGCCGCCGGCAGTGCCGGGATCGATGCCGCGACCAATGAGGTGGTCAAGAAGGAGAACTATCGCATGCTGCTGTATGTGTATGCCGCAGTGATTGTTCTGTGTTTCATCGCTTTCCGCAGCTGGCGCGCAGTAGTGGTCGCAGTGGTGCCGTTGATGATCACATCGATTCTCGCCGAGGCGCTCATGGTGGCGCTGGGAATCGGGGTGAAAGTTGCCACGCTGCCGGTCATTGCACTCGGTGTCGGCATCGGTGTTGATTACGCACTCTATCTGCTGAGTGTGCAGCTGGCGCAGCAGCGCGCCGGGGTGCCTCTGGAGCAGGCTTTCCGCACGGCGGTAGCGTTCACCGGAAAAGTGGTGGCATTGATCGGCTTGACGCTTGCCGCAGGCGTGGTCACTTGGGCATGGTCGCCGATCAAGTTCCAGGCAGACATGGGGTTATTGCTAGCTTTCATGTTCTTGTGGAACATGGTTGGCTGCTTGATTCTCGTACCGGCCTTGTCGCACTTCCTGCTGAGGAACGTCCAGCAATCGAAGCCGGCTGAGAAAGCAAGCGTGCATCCGGTTGCACAGCCAAAGAATCAAGCGGCACCCAAGATGCGCGTCGAGTCCGTCGCAGTGGTCAAATAG
- a CDS encoding nuclear transport factor 2 family protein — protein MKMHQTNKKKLEHFAVAAMSNDRVALESLLHPEFTIHEAENLPYGGVYRGVDGWLTLFGRVNSTWADLAIEPLLLIGEANGDEFGWQMKMRGRSVATGKQFETTVFEHWSFRDGKISEVRPYYWDTKLMCTTNSD, from the coding sequence ATGAAAATGCATCAAACAAATAAAAAGAAACTGGAACATTTTGCTGTCGCAGCCATGAGCAACGATCGGGTGGCGCTGGAGTCCCTGTTACACCCGGAGTTCACGATCCATGAAGCGGAAAACCTGCCCTATGGTGGCGTCTACCGTGGCGTTGATGGCTGGCTGACACTGTTCGGCCGTGTCAATTCGACCTGGGCAGATCTTGCAATTGAGCCGCTGTTGCTGATCGGCGAGGCCAATGGTGATGAGTTCGGGTGGCAGATGAAGATGCGCGGACGCTCGGTCGCAACAGGTAAACAGTTTGAAACCACGGTGTTTGAACATTGGTCGTTCCGTGATGGGAAGATCAGTGAAGTTCGCCCCTATTACTGGGATACGAAGTTAATGTGTACAACCAATTCTGATTGA
- a CDS encoding 2-oxo acid dehydrogenase subunit E2, which translates to MSTSANLQLNLPPWPEVDFSEFGAVDTIPLSRIQKLTGGYLSRNAVVIPHVTHHDEVDTTELETVRKQQAEARGVKLTTLAFIVKALERALRQFPQFNASLDASGQNLILKKYFNVGYAVDTTKGLLVPVIRDCDKKSVFQIAEEIAAVSAQAREKGLPMSQMTGGCMSISSLGSIGGTGFTPIINAPEVAILGVTRSQWKPYRESSGELGWRMMLPLSLSYDHRVINGADAARFVAAIGESLKQPLDMLD; encoded by the coding sequence ATGAGTACTTCAGCAAACTTGCAGTTGAATCTGCCCCCTTGGCCGGAAGTGGATTTTTCAGAATTCGGCGCCGTCGATACGATTCCTCTTTCGCGGATCCAGAAACTCACCGGCGGGTATCTTTCCCGGAATGCCGTTGTCATTCCGCATGTCACCCATCATGATGAAGTCGACACTACAGAGCTGGAAACAGTTCGCAAACAACAGGCCGAAGCAAGAGGCGTAAAACTCACGACACTGGCATTCATTGTCAAGGCGCTGGAGCGCGCGCTACGGCAGTTTCCACAATTTAATGCCTCACTGGATGCAAGCGGACAAAATCTGATATTGAAGAAATATTTCAATGTCGGCTACGCCGTGGATACCACCAAAGGCCTGCTGGTCCCGGTTATTCGTGACTGCGACAAGAAAAGCGTTTTTCAAATCGCTGAAGAAATTGCCGCTGTATCCGCGCAGGCAAGGGAAAAAGGGCTGCCGATGAGTCAGATGACTGGCGGCTGTATGAGCATCAGTTCGCTGGGAAGTATCGGCGGGACTGGATTTACGCCGATCATCAATGCGCCCGAAGTGGCAATTCTCGGTGTGACGCGGTCGCAATGGAAGCCGTACCGGGAAAGCAGTGGCGAACTGGGGTGGCGCATGATGCTGCCATTGTCGCTCAGTTACGACCATCGGGTCATCAATGGGGCGGATGCGGCGCGTTTCGTCGCCGCGATCGGGGAATCTCTCAAGCAGCCACTGGATATGCTGGATTGA
- a CDS encoding tyrosine-protein phosphatase, producing the protein MTDNNLCLEGAANFRDFGGYLADDGCIVRRQRLFRSETLSALTIADFGQLARLGLRAVYDLRSKGEREHAPTNWPAHFTPETLLMDLEADLRSGDTALLDILKRDPTEHGALLMMMEVYRSIPHSIQRHLPGLFARLGQEHGVPLLVHCTAGKDRTGVVSALILRALGVSQEDVAFDYLLTNKHRNLAAFEANIAAITEHMLGKSLPYAAVAVLAHAHEAYLDRSFAEIDREYGSFAAYLAHAGVDASLLAQARQRLLQT; encoded by the coding sequence ATGACCGATAACAACCTCTGCCTCGAAGGCGCAGCTAATTTTCGTGATTTCGGCGGCTATCTGGCTGACGACGGCTGCATCGTGCGGCGCCAGCGCCTGTTTCGTTCCGAAACACTGAGCGCCCTCACAATCGCCGATTTCGGCCAGCTTGCCCGGCTTGGCCTGCGTGCCGTCTACGACTTGCGCAGCAAAGGCGAGCGAGAGCACGCGCCGACCAACTGGCCAGCGCATTTTACGCCCGAGACGCTGTTGATGGATCTTGAGGCCGATCTGCGCTCGGGCGATACCGCGCTGCTCGACATCCTGAAACGCGACCCGACTGAACACGGCGCGTTGCTGATGATGATGGAAGTTTACCGCTCGATTCCGCATTCGATTCAACGACATCTCCCCGGCTTGTTTGCCAGACTTGGCCAGGAACACGGCGTACCCCTGCTGGTGCATTGCACCGCGGGGAAAGATCGTACGGGCGTCGTGTCAGCCTTGATTTTACGGGCATTGGGCGTAAGCCAGGAGGATGTGGCCTTTGATTATTTGTTAACCAACAAACACAGAAATCTGGCGGCATTTGAAGCCAATATCGCCGCAATCACCGAGCATATGCTGGGAAAATCGCTGCCCTATGCGGCAGTGGCCGTACTGGCGCATGCCCATGAAGCGTATCTCGACAGGTCATTCGCCGAGATCGACAGGGAATACGGATCCTTTGCCGCTTACCTGGCGCACGCAGGGGTCGATGCGTCCTTGCTGGCGCAGGCACGGCAACGCTTGTTGCAGACATGA
- a CDS encoding SDR family NAD(P)-dependent oxidoreductase — protein sequence MNLGLKGKKVILTGGSRGIGRAIAELLADEGADIGFFSRDPAQVAKATAALQAKDVKVVAQALDMSDPEAYKRWLKNTAEALGGVDIFIHNASAAGGFGPEEHWYKCFELDLMGAVRGCETLEPFLEKSKSPSVVFLASTAATETFLAPQAFNAIKAALITYSKQLGQHWSGKGIRVNCVSPGPTYFDGGNWDLVKTHMKPVFDNVLSQMPFGRYGKPEEIAQAVVFLASQASSYTTGTNLVVDGGFTKRVQY from the coding sequence GTGAATCTGGGATTAAAGGGCAAGAAAGTCATCCTGACCGGCGGCAGCCGCGGAATCGGGCGTGCAATTGCGGAACTGCTGGCGGACGAGGGGGCCGATATCGGGTTTTTCTCGCGCGACCCGGCTCAGGTGGCGAAGGCGACTGCAGCGCTGCAAGCAAAAGACGTGAAAGTGGTTGCACAGGCGCTCGACATGAGCGACCCGGAAGCCTACAAACGCTGGCTGAAGAACACTGCCGAAGCGCTTGGCGGCGTTGATATCTTTATTCACAATGCCAGTGCCGCAGGTGGCTTTGGCCCCGAAGAACACTGGTATAAATGCTTCGAACTGGATCTGATGGGGGCGGTGCGCGGTTGCGAAACGCTTGAGCCGTTCCTGGAAAAATCGAAGTCGCCTTCAGTGGTGTTCCTGGCCAGCACCGCTGCGACCGAGACCTTCCTGGCGCCGCAGGCCTTCAATGCGATCAAGGCAGCGCTGATCACCTATTCCAAGCAACTTGGCCAGCACTGGTCGGGCAAGGGCATTCGTGTCAATTGCGTTTCTCCTGGACCTACCTATTTTGACGGCGGCAACTGGGATCTGGTGAAGACGCACATGAAGCCGGTGTTTGACAACGTGCTGTCGCAAATGCCATTCGGCCGCTATGGCAAGCCCGAGGAAATCGCCCAGGCGGTCGTGTTCCTTGCCAGCCAGGCCTCCAGTTATACCACTGGCACGAATCTCGTTGTCGATGGCGGTTTCACCAAGCGAGTGCAGTACTAA
- a CDS encoding enoyl-CoA hydratase/isomerase family protein, with the protein MRDLIKLEWPREGVALVTLTDTKPQHNLTCKGVTQLADTLEEARLAGARVVVLASGVPGHWYEHAYLDDIRNLVSGREATGDPAGWARSLNEVSRQNVVTIAAISGDTSGGGCELGWGCDLRVAETGVRFSQPEVIIGCGTGIGGTSRLMRLIGRTATAEMVLMGLPFTAERIHALGGLNRVVPKGKAVAVALEMAAHLANMPPVALAGMKRMLTEDEDLHLSAALDNDQAISQGLFADPLTVKNMAAFQQRFNDGETLENVYWTDVAPALQAGK; encoded by the coding sequence ATGAGAGACCTGATCAAACTGGAATGGCCTCGCGAAGGCGTGGCACTGGTAACGCTGACCGATACCAAGCCCCAGCACAATCTCACCTGCAAGGGCGTGACCCAGCTTGCCGACACGCTGGAGGAAGCCCGGCTTGCTGGCGCCCGCGTGGTGGTGCTGGCATCCGGCGTGCCCGGGCACTGGTACGAGCATGCCTATCTCGACGACATCCGCAATCTGGTGAGCGGGCGCGAGGCGACCGGCGACCCGGCGGGATGGGCGCGCTCGCTGAACGAAGTGAGCCGCCAGAACGTCGTGACCATTGCTGCGATCTCGGGCGATACCTCGGGTGGCGGTTGCGAACTCGGATGGGGTTGCGACTTGCGCGTTGCCGAGACTGGCGTGCGTTTCAGTCAGCCCGAAGTGATCATCGGCTGCGGCACCGGCATTGGCGGTACCTCCCGCCTGATGCGGCTGATTGGCCGTACTGCGACTGCAGAGATGGTGCTGATGGGCCTGCCGTTCACTGCCGAGCGCATCCATGCCCTGGGCGGCCTGAACCGCGTGGTGCCGAAAGGTAAGGCGGTCGCGGTGGCGCTGGAGATGGCCGCACATCTGGCCAACATGCCGCCGGTCGCCCTGGCCGGCATGAAACGCATGCTGACCGAAGATGAAGACCTGCATTTGTCGGCTGCGCTCGACAATGACCAGGCGATCAGCCAGGGCTTGTTTGCAGACCCGTTGACAGTCAAGAACATGGCAGCGTTCCAGCAACGTTTTAACGACGGCGAAACGCTGGAAAATGTCTATTGGACTGACGTCGCCCCTGCTTTGCAAGCTGGCAAGTAA
- a CDS encoding cytochrome P450, with translation MSTAEATPAAAALAPLPPHVPQNLVVDFDMYSPPNVAEGLQAAWRTLQAPGSPELVWTRRNGGHWIATRGQMIREAYEDHGRFSSECPIIPKELGETYDFIPSAMDPPEQRYFRALVSAGVGMPVVNGMEDKIRDLAVSLIEKLRPQGHCNFTEDFAEPFPIRIFLMLVNLPESDAPHLKHLADQLTRPDGEMSFVAARDALHDYLSPVIDERLANPGADAISKIVHGKINGRPITKKEAQRVGALLLAGGLDTVVNFLGFSMQFLAQSPEHRKELIDHPERIPAATEELLRRFSLVVNVRTLKSDTEFHGVQLKKGDQIVLPPLLTGLDERENACPMHVDFNRKKVSHTTFGHGAHQCVGQHLARREIMLTLKEWLARIPDFQIAPGAKIVHQGGIVGAVRELPLVWDPATTTAKP, from the coding sequence ATGAGCACTGCCGAAGCCACACCTGCGGCCGCCGCCCTGGCACCGTTACCTCCCCACGTTCCGCAAAATCTGGTTGTCGATTTCGATATGTACAGTCCGCCCAATGTCGCCGAAGGGCTGCAGGCCGCCTGGAGGACATTGCAGGCGCCCGGCAGTCCTGAGCTTGTCTGGACCCGGCGCAACGGCGGCCACTGGATTGCCACGCGCGGGCAAATGATCAGAGAAGCCTATGAGGATCACGGACGTTTCTCCAGCGAGTGCCCGATCATTCCCAAGGAACTCGGGGAAACCTATGATTTCATCCCTTCGGCGATGGATCCTCCAGAGCAACGCTATTTCCGTGCGCTGGTCAGTGCAGGCGTCGGTATGCCCGTCGTAAACGGCATGGAAGACAAGATCAGGGATCTGGCAGTCTCCCTGATCGAAAAATTGCGGCCCCAGGGGCACTGCAATTTCACCGAGGATTTTGCCGAGCCATTCCCGATCCGCATCTTCCTCATGCTGGTCAATCTCCCGGAGTCGGACGCGCCGCATCTGAAACACCTCGCCGACCAACTGACGCGGCCCGACGGCGAGATGAGCTTTGTCGCAGCACGCGATGCGCTGCATGACTACCTGTCGCCAGTCATCGATGAGCGCCTGGCAAATCCGGGTGCTGATGCCATCAGCAAAATCGTCCATGGCAAGATTAATGGCCGCCCCATCACCAAGAAGGAAGCCCAACGCGTGGGCGCTCTGCTGCTGGCCGGGGGGCTCGACACCGTGGTCAATTTTCTGGGCTTCAGCATGCAATTTCTCGCGCAAAGCCCGGAGCACCGCAAGGAACTGATCGATCATCCTGAGCGCATTCCCGCAGCGACGGAAGAGTTGCTGCGCCGGTTTTCACTGGTGGTGAATGTCCGCACCCTGAAGTCCGATACGGAATTTCATGGGGTGCAACTGAAGAAGGGTGACCAGATCGTGTTGCCCCCGCTCCTGACCGGCCTGGATGAACGGGAGAATGCCTGCCCTATGCACGTGGATTTTAACCGCAAGAAGGTTTCGCATACCACCTTCGGTCACGGCGCTCACCAATGCGTGGGGCAACACCTCGCACGTCGGGAAATCATGCTCACGCTGAAAGAGTGGTTGGCCCGCATCCCGGACTTTCAGATTGCACCTGGGGCAAAAATCGTGCATCAGGGCGGCATCGTCGGCGCGGTAAGAGAGCTGCCGCTGGTGTGGGATCCGGCAACCACTACGGCGAAGCCCTGA
- a CDS encoding NAD(P)/FAD-dependent oxidoreductase encodes MSSIERLVVIGTGCGGVELAFAARAAGWNGPITLVGEENALPYHRPPLSKAYLMGEANADALWLRAPALFEKQNIALLTAVKVAAIDRRRMQVSLSDGRNLGYDRLVLATGGRPRPLPAAAGSAENFRYLRTLADAAAIRGHFAPGHRLVVVGGGYVGLEVAAAAVKSGMRVTVLEAAPRLLARVTALPLSNFYEDVHRQAGVDIQTSAQVEEFELSADRSKITAVRCAGGARIEADFVVAGIGLIPNCELAIEAGLQVDDGIVVDAQMQTTDEAIMAVGDCTKFYSDLYKRKVRIESVPNALEQARKIAALICGKVPRKDAAPWFWSDQYDLNLKMVGLSHGYDQLVFRGSLESRNFSAFYMLDGRVLAVDTVNRPVEFNLSKQLVLDCLRVLPEALADDTVPLKSILDSSIQPEQI; translated from the coding sequence ATGTCTTCCATCGAGCGTCTGGTCGTGATCGGCACGGGCTGCGGGGGCGTCGAATTGGCGTTCGCAGCGCGCGCTGCAGGGTGGAACGGGCCCATTACACTGGTTGGTGAAGAGAACGCACTGCCTTACCACCGCCCGCCCTTATCGAAGGCGTATCTCATGGGCGAGGCGAATGCAGACGCGCTTTGGTTGCGAGCGCCGGCCTTATTCGAAAAGCAGAACATCGCACTGCTGACCGCGGTAAAGGTGGCAGCAATTGACCGGCGGAGAATGCAGGTAAGTCTTTCCGATGGCCGCAATCTGGGCTATGACCGGCTGGTCCTGGCGACGGGCGGTCGGCCAAGGCCATTGCCGGCAGCAGCCGGAAGCGCCGAGAATTTCCGCTATCTGAGAACCCTTGCCGATGCCGCGGCCATTCGCGGCCATTTTGCGCCAGGCCATCGGCTTGTGGTGGTGGGCGGTGGCTATGTCGGCCTTGAAGTGGCGGCTGCCGCTGTCAAGTCAGGAATGCGCGTAACAGTACTGGAGGCAGCTCCCAGGTTGCTGGCCAGAGTGACCGCACTGCCGCTGTCGAACTTCTATGAGGACGTGCACCGGCAGGCAGGCGTCGACATACAGACCAGCGCACAGGTTGAGGAGTTTGAGCTGTCGGCGGACCGGAGCAAGATTACCGCCGTGCGTTGTGCCGGTGGCGCGAGGATAGAAGCTGATTTCGTCGTGGCCGGCATCGGACTGATCCCCAACTGCGAATTGGCAATCGAAGCAGGCTTGCAGGTCGACGACGGGATTGTCGTCGATGCGCAAATGCAAACCACAGACGAGGCAATCATGGCGGTGGGCGATTGCACAAAATTCTACAGCGATCTTTACAAACGCAAGGTGCGCATCGAATCTGTTCCCAATGCGCTCGAGCAGGCCAGGAAAATTGCCGCGCTCATTTGCGGCAAGGTACCTCGCAAGGATGCCGCGCCGTGGTTCTGGTCCGATCAGTATGACCTGAATCTGAAGATGGTTGGGCTGTCGCATGGTTATGACCAGCTGGTTTTCCGCGGATCGCTTGAAAGCCGCAATTTCAGTGCCTTCTACATGCTGGATGGGCGCGTGCTCGCTGTCGACACGGTAAATCGGCCGGTCGAGTTCAATCTATCGAAACAACTTGTCCTGGACTGCTTGCGAGTCCTTCCCGAGGCGCTTGCCGACGATACGGTGCCACTGAAAAGCATTCTGGATTCCAGCATCCAGCCAGAACAAATTTAA
- a CDS encoding 2Fe-2S iron-sulfur cluster-binding protein has product MSKVIYISHEGARHELDVAEGVNLMQAAVSNGVYDIVGDCGGSASCATCHVYVDDAFLPRLPEANSRENEMLQCTAAELQANSRLSCQIVMADALDGLTVRMPDRQW; this is encoded by the coding sequence ATGTCGAAAGTTATTTACATATCACATGAGGGCGCCCGCCATGAACTGGATGTTGCGGAAGGGGTCAACCTGATGCAGGCAGCAGTATCCAATGGCGTCTACGATATCGTTGGCGACTGCGGCGGCAGCGCCAGCTGCGCAACCTGTCATGTCTACGTGGATGATGCGTTTCTGCCCAGGCTCCCAGAAGCGAACTCGCGCGAAAACGAGATGCTGCAGTGCACGGCCGCGGAATTGCAGGCAAACAGCAGGTTAAGCTGCCAGATTGTCATGGCCGATGCGCTTGATGGATTGACGGTTCGGATGCCCGACCGGCAGTGGTAA
- a CDS encoding glucose 1-dehydrogenase, which produces MSSYQGKAGLVTGAGSGMGRATALAFAQAGAAVVVADVNVKGGEETVALIREAGGRAIFRACDVSVAADVEALIAAVVSEFGVLSFAVNNAAVELEAGLPLTEVSEAVYDRLMAVNVKGVFLCLQQEIRQMALQGAGAIVNIASVNSYRPQLHQSVYTASKHAVLGLTRNAAVESASLGVRINAICPGAIETPMLDLALNQPGVVREDIIAYMSLNGRFGRPDEIAKAAVWLCSDDASFTYGHALAVDGGYLAR; this is translated from the coding sequence ATGAGTTCATATCAAGGCAAGGCAGGATTGGTCACCGGCGCTGGCAGCGGTATGGGCCGCGCCACCGCTCTGGCATTTGCGCAGGCTGGCGCCGCTGTTGTTGTTGCAGATGTTAACGTCAAGGGCGGCGAGGAAACCGTAGCGTTGATTCGTGAGGCTGGCGGGCGTGCAATATTCCGTGCTTGTGACGTCTCGGTCGCGGCCGATGTGGAGGCGCTGATTGCAGCGGTGGTGTCCGAGTTTGGCGTCCTGTCTTTTGCCGTGAACAATGCCGCTGTTGAACTCGAAGCAGGGCTTCCATTAACAGAGGTTTCCGAAGCGGTTTACGACCGACTGATGGCAGTCAATGTCAAAGGCGTGTTTTTATGCCTGCAGCAAGAGATCCGTCAGATGGCCCTGCAGGGAGCAGGCGCCATTGTCAACATCGCGTCGGTCAATTCCTATCGTCCGCAGCTGCACCAGTCAGTATACACGGCGTCCAAACACGCCGTGCTCGGGCTGACGCGCAACGCAGCAGTCGAGTCTGCGTCCCTGGGGGTGCGGATCAATGCAATTTGCCCTGGCGCGATCGAAACGCCGATGCTGGATCTGGCACTGAATCAGCCAGGTGTCGTACGCGAGGACATAATCGCCTACATGAGCCTCAATGGCCGCTTCGGTCGCCCCGATGAGATTGCCAAGGCCGCAGTATGGCTGTGTTCCGACGATGCCTCATTTACGTATGGCCATGCACTGGCGGTTGATGGCGGCTATCTGGCCCGTTGA
- a CDS encoding SDR family NAD(P)-dependent oxidoreductase, which yields MGRLSGKVAIITGATGGMGMAEVRLFAKEGAKVVATALRVEVLAQIVKEINAEYGDTVIGLKHNVANEDEWKYVVSETVKHFGKLDVLVNNAGISGNMTDTAETTTLEEWDKVLDINLKGTFLGIKHVIPEMKKAGGGSIVNISSVGGLVGASGPTAYSATKGGVRILSKNVAMDYAKEQIRVNSLHPGFIDTAMIQSVTSNKEVLNASLAVIPLNHIGQPIDIAYGALYLASDESRYVTGTELIIDGGYTAK from the coding sequence ATGGGCAGATTGTCAGGCAAAGTTGCAATTATTACTGGTGCTACTGGTGGAATGGGTATGGCAGAAGTGCGCTTGTTTGCCAAAGAAGGTGCGAAAGTCGTTGCTACTGCTTTGCGGGTAGAAGTATTGGCGCAAATTGTTAAAGAAATTAACGCAGAGTATGGCGATACGGTAATAGGCTTAAAACATAATGTCGCGAACGAAGACGAGTGGAAATATGTTGTGAGTGAAACCGTGAAGCATTTCGGTAAGCTTGATGTCCTGGTAAATAATGCCGGCATATCGGGAAACATGACTGATACTGCAGAAACAACCACGCTTGAAGAGTGGGATAAAGTACTGGATATTAATTTAAAAGGTACTTTTTTGGGTATCAAGCATGTCATTCCTGAAATGAAAAAGGCCGGTGGCGGCTCGATCGTTAATATATCGTCAGTCGGAGGCCTGGTGGGTGCTTCTGGTCCAACGGCATATAGTGCGACCAAGGGCGGCGTCCGTATACTCTCCAAAAATGTTGCTATGGATTATGCTAAAGAGCAAATCCGCGTCAATTCTTTACATCCAGGGTTTATCGACACAGCGATGATCCAAAGTGTTACCTCTAATAAAGAAGTGTTGAATGCTTCGCTTGCAGTAATACCATTGAATCATATCGGGCAACCAATTGATATTGCATATGGCGCACTGTACCTGGCCTCCGATGAATCGCGATATGTCACCGGGACAGAATTGATTATCGATGGTGGTTATACCGCAAAATAA